In the genome of Pempheris klunzingeri isolate RE-2024b chromosome 11, fPemKlu1.hap1, whole genome shotgun sequence, one region contains:
- the slc26a6 gene encoding solute carrier family 26 member 6 isoform X2: MAEKRRMGYSINRDVLDEGAVEELADKSDSKTTLSDKLKKSMRCSGPRLKSCLLGSIPVVSWLPRYSIRENALGDLISGISVGIMQLPQGMAYALLASVPAVFGLYSSFYPVLVYFIFGTSRHISVGTYAVLSVMIGGVIERLAPDANFMTWDNVTNSSVIDVNSRDAERVRVAAAVTFMCGVFQILLGLVQFGFVVTYLSEPLVRGYTTGAAIHVIVSQLKYTFGISPVRHSGPLALIYTVLELCYLITETNIGTLVVSIVTIISLILAKELNTYLSKKLPVPIPVELLGVVIATVVSWQVNLKGKYGVDVVGLIPSGLQPPVLPTASLFGQVIGDAFALSVVGYGIAISMGRIFALKYGYKVDSNQELIALGLSNSIGGIFQCFAISCSMSRTMVQESTGGRTQVAGALSAIVILFITLWIGTLFEDLPKAVLAAIIFVNLHGMMKQFLDIPALWKSNKVDMVVWVATFIFTILLNPDLGLAASIGFSMMTIIFRTQLPKYSLLGQVPDTDIYRPLKEYNQVKKVPGVLIFRSSATLYFANAEMYQDALGEKSGIDITKILSAKKKLEAKRKRHEKENAKKAKKAAKRNAVNIEEMPEREEQRDVAIIEMNAEPDPSLPTAIILDLSPVNFLDTVGVKTLRSIRRDYGEIGIEVLLAGCQTGVVDNLQTGGFFNDKVTKSCLFPSVHDAVLYSQSSRTESHDVITATHL, from the exons ATGGCAGAGAAGAGACGAATGGGCTACAGTATCAACAGGGATGTCCTGGATGAAGGAGCAGTGGAGGAGTTGGCTGACAAGTCTGACTCAAAAACCACTCTGTCTGACAAGCTCAAAAAATCCATGAG GTGTTCTGGTCCCAGGCTGAAGAGTTGCCTGCTGGGTAGCATTCCTGTTGTGTCATGGCTACCTCGATACTCCATCAGAGAAAACGCCCTGGGTGACCTCATCTCTGGAATCAGCGTGGGGATCATGCAGCTGCCGCAGG GTATGGCCTATGCCTTGCTAGCATCTGTTCCTGCAGTCTTTGGCCTTTACTCCTCCTTCTACCCAGTCCTCGTCTACTTCATCTTCGGCACATCTAGGCACATCTCAGTCG GAACCTATGCTGTGCTGAGTGTGATGATAGGAGGGGTGATAGAGCGATTAGCCCCAGATGCAAACTTTATGACATGGGACAATGTGACCAACTCCAGTGTAATTGATGTCAATTCCCGAGATGCAGAGAGGGTCAGAGTGGCCGCAGCTGTCACCTTCATGTGTGGAGTATTTCAG ATTCTGCTTGGTCTAGTCCAGTTTGGTTTTGTTGTGACCTACCTGTCTGAGCCGCTGGTTCGGGGTTACACCACAGGAGCTGCCATCCACGTCATCGTGTCCCAGCTGAAATACACCTTTGGCATCAGCCCTGTGAGACACAGTGGACCCCTCGCATTGATATAT ACTGTGTTGGAGTTGTGTTATCTCATTACAGAGACAAATATCGGTACTCTTGTAGTCAGCATCGTCACTATAATCAGCCTCATCCTCGCTAAGGAGCTCAATACATACTTGAGTAAAAAACTACCTGTTCCTATACCTGTGGAGCTACTTGGT GTTGTTATTGCTACAGTTGTCTCCTGGCAAGTAAACTTGAAGGGGAAATATGGAGTGGATGTGGTGGGATTGATTCCTTCGgg TCTCCAGCCGCCTGTTCTCCCGACTGCCTCCTTGTTCGGTCAGGTCATTGGAGACGCCTTTGCCCTGTCTGTGGTTGGCTACGGTATCGCCATCTCAATGGGACGAATCTTTGCCCTGAAATACGGATACAAGGTGGACAGCAACCAG GAACTAATCGCTTTGGGTCTGAGTAATTCCATTGGAGGAATTTTCCAGTGTTTTGCCATTAGCTGCTCCATGTCTCGCACCATGGTTCAGGAGAGCACAGGAGGGAGGACTCAG GTTGCTGGGGCTCTGTCAGCAATAGTTATCCTTTTCATCACACTCTGGATTGGAACTCTCTTTGAAGATTTGCCGAAG GCAGTTCTGGCTGCTATTATCTTTGTCAACCTCCATGGCATGATGAAGCAATTCCTGGACATCCCTGCACTGTGGAAAAGTAACAAAGTGGACATG GTGGTCTGGGTAGCCACCTTCATCTTCACTATTCTGTTAAACCCTGACCTGGGACTGGCTGCTTCCATCGGGTTCTCCATGATGACCATCATCTTCAGGACACAGCT acCTAAGTACTCCCTATTAGGGCAGGTCCCTGACACCGACATTTACAGGCCACTGAAGGAGTACAATCAG GTGAAGAAGGTGCCAGGGGTTTTGATCTTCCGCTCATCAGCCACCCTCTACTTTGCCAATGCTGAGATGTACCAAGATGCCCTTGGAGAGAAG TCTGGCATTGATATTACCAAGATCCTGTCAGCAAAGAAGAAGCTAGAGGCCAAAAGGAAGAGGCATGAGAAGGAAAATGCCAAGAAAGCCAAGAAAGCTGCCAAAAGGAACGCAGTGAACATT GAGGAGATGccagagagggaggagcagagggacgTTGCCATCATTGAGATGAATGCTGAGCCTGACCCCTCACTCCCCACCGCCATCATCCTCGACCTCAGTCCTGTCAACTTCCTGGATACTGTGGGAGTCAAGACGCTACGCAGC aTCCGGAGAGACTACGGGGAAATTGGTATAGAGGTGCTTCTCGCTGGCTGCCAAA CTGGTGTGGTGGACAACCTGCAGACCGGAGGCTTCTTCAATGACAAAGTGACAAAGTCTTGTCTCTTCCCCTCCGTCCATGATGCTGTTTTGTACAGTCAGTCCTCCAGAACAGAGAGCCATGATGTG ATCACAGCGACACATTTGTAA
- the slc26a6 gene encoding solute carrier family 26 member 6 isoform X1, which yields MAEKRRMGYSINRDVLDEGAVEELADKSDSKTTLSDKLKKSMRCSGPRLKSCLLGSIPVVSWLPRYSIRENALGDLISGISVGIMQLPQGMAYALLASVPAVFGLYSSFYPVLVYFIFGTSRHISVGTYAVLSVMIGGVIERLAPDANFMTWDNVTNSSVIDVNSRDAERVRVAAAVTFMCGVFQILLGLVQFGFVVTYLSEPLVRGYTTGAAIHVIVSQLKYTFGISPVRHSGPLALIYTVLELCYLITETNIGTLVVSIVTIISLILAKELNTYLSKKLPVPIPVELLGVVIATVVSWQVNLKGKYGVDVVGLIPSGLQPPVLPTASLFGQVIGDAFALSVVGYGIAISMGRIFALKYGYKVDSNQELIALGLSNSIGGIFQCFAISCSMSRTMVQESTGGRTQVAGALSAIVILFITLWIGTLFEDLPKAVLAAIIFVNLHGMMKQFLDIPALWKSNKVDMVVWVATFIFTILLNPDLGLAASIGFSMMTIIFRTQLPKYSLLGQVPDTDIYRPLKEYNQVKKVPGVLIFRSSATLYFANAEMYQDALGEKSGIDITKILSAKKKLEAKRKRHEKENAKKAKKAAKRNAVNIEEMPEREEQRDVAIIEMNAEPDPSLPTAIILDLSPVNFLDTVGVKTLRSIRRDYGEIGIEVLLAGCQTGVVDNLQTGGFFNDKVTKSCLFPSVHDAVLYSQSSRTESHDVVSYSTHL from the exons ATGGCAGAGAAGAGACGAATGGGCTACAGTATCAACAGGGATGTCCTGGATGAAGGAGCAGTGGAGGAGTTGGCTGACAAGTCTGACTCAAAAACCACTCTGTCTGACAAGCTCAAAAAATCCATGAG GTGTTCTGGTCCCAGGCTGAAGAGTTGCCTGCTGGGTAGCATTCCTGTTGTGTCATGGCTACCTCGATACTCCATCAGAGAAAACGCCCTGGGTGACCTCATCTCTGGAATCAGCGTGGGGATCATGCAGCTGCCGCAGG GTATGGCCTATGCCTTGCTAGCATCTGTTCCTGCAGTCTTTGGCCTTTACTCCTCCTTCTACCCAGTCCTCGTCTACTTCATCTTCGGCACATCTAGGCACATCTCAGTCG GAACCTATGCTGTGCTGAGTGTGATGATAGGAGGGGTGATAGAGCGATTAGCCCCAGATGCAAACTTTATGACATGGGACAATGTGACCAACTCCAGTGTAATTGATGTCAATTCCCGAGATGCAGAGAGGGTCAGAGTGGCCGCAGCTGTCACCTTCATGTGTGGAGTATTTCAG ATTCTGCTTGGTCTAGTCCAGTTTGGTTTTGTTGTGACCTACCTGTCTGAGCCGCTGGTTCGGGGTTACACCACAGGAGCTGCCATCCACGTCATCGTGTCCCAGCTGAAATACACCTTTGGCATCAGCCCTGTGAGACACAGTGGACCCCTCGCATTGATATAT ACTGTGTTGGAGTTGTGTTATCTCATTACAGAGACAAATATCGGTACTCTTGTAGTCAGCATCGTCACTATAATCAGCCTCATCCTCGCTAAGGAGCTCAATACATACTTGAGTAAAAAACTACCTGTTCCTATACCTGTGGAGCTACTTGGT GTTGTTATTGCTACAGTTGTCTCCTGGCAAGTAAACTTGAAGGGGAAATATGGAGTGGATGTGGTGGGATTGATTCCTTCGgg TCTCCAGCCGCCTGTTCTCCCGACTGCCTCCTTGTTCGGTCAGGTCATTGGAGACGCCTTTGCCCTGTCTGTGGTTGGCTACGGTATCGCCATCTCAATGGGACGAATCTTTGCCCTGAAATACGGATACAAGGTGGACAGCAACCAG GAACTAATCGCTTTGGGTCTGAGTAATTCCATTGGAGGAATTTTCCAGTGTTTTGCCATTAGCTGCTCCATGTCTCGCACCATGGTTCAGGAGAGCACAGGAGGGAGGACTCAG GTTGCTGGGGCTCTGTCAGCAATAGTTATCCTTTTCATCACACTCTGGATTGGAACTCTCTTTGAAGATTTGCCGAAG GCAGTTCTGGCTGCTATTATCTTTGTCAACCTCCATGGCATGATGAAGCAATTCCTGGACATCCCTGCACTGTGGAAAAGTAACAAAGTGGACATG GTGGTCTGGGTAGCCACCTTCATCTTCACTATTCTGTTAAACCCTGACCTGGGACTGGCTGCTTCCATCGGGTTCTCCATGATGACCATCATCTTCAGGACACAGCT acCTAAGTACTCCCTATTAGGGCAGGTCCCTGACACCGACATTTACAGGCCACTGAAGGAGTACAATCAG GTGAAGAAGGTGCCAGGGGTTTTGATCTTCCGCTCATCAGCCACCCTCTACTTTGCCAATGCTGAGATGTACCAAGATGCCCTTGGAGAGAAG TCTGGCATTGATATTACCAAGATCCTGTCAGCAAAGAAGAAGCTAGAGGCCAAAAGGAAGAGGCATGAGAAGGAAAATGCCAAGAAAGCCAAGAAAGCTGCCAAAAGGAACGCAGTGAACATT GAGGAGATGccagagagggaggagcagagggacgTTGCCATCATTGAGATGAATGCTGAGCCTGACCCCTCACTCCCCACCGCCATCATCCTCGACCTCAGTCCTGTCAACTTCCTGGATACTGTGGGAGTCAAGACGCTACGCAGC aTCCGGAGAGACTACGGGGAAATTGGTATAGAGGTGCTTCTCGCTGGCTGCCAAA CTGGTGTGGTGGACAACCTGCAGACCGGAGGCTTCTTCAATGACAAAGTGACAAAGTCTTGTCTCTTCCCCTCCGTCCATGATGCTGTTTTGTACAGTCAGTCCTCCAGAACAGAGAGCCATGATGTGGTGAGTTATT CGACACATTTGTAA